In one Nicotiana sylvestris chromosome 8, ASM39365v2, whole genome shotgun sequence genomic region, the following are encoded:
- the LOC138876132 gene encoding uncharacterized protein — protein MQRYLEKLQITLHQFKEWTLQHVPQEQNNEVDALANLGSSVEDDELNSGIVVQLMRSVIEEGHPEINSTSLTWNWRNKYIEYLKNGKLPSDPKESIALRTKTAQFTLSKNGTLFRRTFDGPVEICLGPGDTAYVLQEVHEGTCGNHSGAESLVYKVIRIGYYWTDMEKDAKEFVRKCDE, from the coding sequence ATGCAAAGATACTTGGAAAAACTACAGATAACTCTACATCAGTTTAAGGAGTGGACCTTGCAGCATGTACCTCAAGAACAGAACAACGAGGTCGACGCTCTTGCCAATCTAGGCTCATCGGTCGAAGACGACGAACTCAACTCCGGGATTGTCGTACAACTCATGAGGTCGGTGATCGAAGAAGGCCACCCAGAGATAAATTCCACGAGTTTGACGTGGAATTGGAGAAACAAGTATATAGAATACTTAAAGAACGGAAAGCTCCCATCGGATCCAAAGGAATCAATAGCTTTACGCACAAAGACAGCACAGTTCACTTTGTCCAAAAACGGAACGTTGTTTAGAAGGACTTTCGATGGACCAGTGGAAATATGTTTGGGACCGGGAGATACTGCTTACGTCCTACAGGAAGTTCACGAAGGCACTTGTGGAAATCATTCTGGTGCCGAATCATTGGTCTACAAAGTAATCAGAATAGGATACTACTGGACCGATATGGAGAAGGATGCAAAGGAGTTCGTTCGAAAATGCGATGAATGA